The following nucleotide sequence is from Mucilaginibacter sp. cycad4.
TGATGATGAAATGCCGGTAGTGTTCATCGCCACCAAACATTCATCGTACGAAAAAGTGATCAGTAACATACAGGAAGTAAAAGCCCGTAAAGGCCACGTAATTGCCATTGTTTCCGAAGGCGATACCGAAGTAAAAGGTATGGCCGATTATGTGATAGAGATCCCGCAAACCAATGAGGCATTTGTACCGCTGGTGGCAACCATCCCGCTGCAGTTACTGGCTTATCACATAGCCGTAATGCGCGGCTGTAATGTTGATCAGCCCCGTAACCTGGCCAAGTCGGTTACGGTAGAATAAATATCTGTACCGATACAATCTAATTTTTCCAGCCCCTGCCAATAACGGCAGGGGTTTTGTTATTTTTGAGAAGAAACAAATACCTGCTGCCTATGAGTTTTGAAATGTTTAGCCAGGCCGAGTCCTGGATCTCCCTGATCACACTTACGCTTTTGGAGATCGTTTTAGGGATCGACAACGTGATATTTATCTCCATCCTGTCTGATAAATTACCGGCCAACCAGCAAAGCAGGGGCAGGAGGATTGGTTTGGGCATGGCCATGATCACCCGTATCCTGTTGCTGTTATCTATTAGCTGGGTAATGACGCTTACCGCCCCCTTGTTTAACCTGAGTTCGGTTTTGAGTATTACCAACCCCGAATGGGTTGAAAAACTGGCTATCTCCGGCCGTGACCTGATCCTGATCATCGGCGGCCTGTTCCTGATCTATAAAAGCACTGCCGAGATCCACCATAAAATTGAAGGCGAAGAAGAAGACGAAGGAACCATAAAAAAACATTCGTTCTGGGGCACCATCATCCAGATCATGCTGCTGGATATCGTTTTCTCGCTCGATTCGGTGATCACTGCTGTAGGGATGGCCAGCCATGTAGAGATCATGATCCTGGCGGTTGTAATAGCCGTAGGTATTATGATGTGGGCCTCAAACGGGGTGGCCTCATTTGTAAACAAGCACCCAACCGTAAAAATGCTGGCACTATCATTTTTGTTATTGATAGGTGTTTCGCTTTTAGCCGAAGCTTTTGAACAGCATATCCCTAAAGGGTATATCTATTTTGCCATGGCTTTCTCAGTTTTGGTAGAGATGCTGAATTTGAAAATGAAAGCGAATAAGGGTAAGAAAGTGGTGAGCAAGGAGTAATAATCAAATAGCATTTGCGTACGTTTATAATTAACGTAAACTATAAAAAAACAGTCATTGCGAGGTACGAAGCAATCGCGAACTATACAGATCGGATCTGCTTATTGGGGATTGCTTCGTACCTCGCAATGACGGTTTATAAATTGTTGGCCAATAAATTAAGCTAATGACCCAATGATATTCAAATGACCACTAAAGGGCTACCGCCAACGCTTTCCCGCTATACTTAACCACCTTATCAGCCTTAGCGGTCAAAGCCACATCCGAACCATGTGCGCCTTTAACCAGTACCACATTAAATGTGCGGCTTTTTAACTGACCTGGGAAATGTCCCTTAGTATCTGAAATGCTTAACTTATGTGTTTTATCGTTCCAGTTTAACGTAAACGTAGCCGATTGTCCTTTTTCGTAGTTATAGTTATCGTTCTCATCCTCATAAAACTTGAATGAGGCATCGGCACCGGGGTAAATACGCAGTTCGATATTGCTGTTTGGTTTTTCGGTTGCATACTCAACATCAGGGCCCATTGGTATAATTGAGCCCGCTTTTACATACAGTGGTAAGATCTCGATAGGCGCAGCTGCACTAATGGTTTGGCCACCATCGAGCAGTTCGCCTGTCCAAAAGTTATACCATTTGCTGGCGGCAGGAAGGTAAACCTGGCGGGCCTTGGCTTTTCTGTCGGCATCGCTTGAGGTATAAAGTTGCTCGGTTACCGGGTTTACCATAAAGGCCGGCCCAAACATATACTGGTCCGGAATACCGTAAACCTTGCTGTCGCCGCGGTAATCAAACGCCAGCGAACGCATAATGGTATAGTTATCCTTAGTTACACGACCTGCCAATGAATAAATGTATGGCATCAAACGGTAACGGAGCTTATCAAAATTAAGCAGGATCGACCTTGTATTTTCGTCCCAGTTTTTGCTGAAGATGGCACGCTCGCCTTTACCGTGGATGCGGAAAATAGGGCAAAATGTACCGAACTGGAACCAACGGGTAAACAATTCGCGTTTATCCGGCTGCGACCAATCGGCAGGTTTCCAGTGGTAATGATATCCGCCGATGTCTGACGTCCAGTAAGGAATGCCCGATGTACAGGCGTTGATGCCCTGCGGTACCTGGTCTTTAAAATCATGAAAAGTACACTCAATATCACTCGACCATAATGTAGAGGCGTTGCGCTGCTCACCGGCAAAGGACTGCCTTACCAAAAAGAAGGCGCGCTTACCGGGAATATCCCTGCGCCAGCCCTCATATACGCCTTTGGTATGCTGCAGGGAGTAGGTATTAAAATAATCAATGCCCTTACCTATAGCAAAATTACTTTGGCGGCGGGCGTCAAGCAACGCTCCATTATCAGGCTCGCACTGGTCAATCCACCAGGCATCCCAACCGTAACGCTTAATGAGGCTGTCGCGGGCCTGGTCCCAGTAAAGTTCCCGGGCTTTAGGATTGTGGGCATCGTAATAAGTATCAAAAGTGTGGGTAACCACGTTATCCCAGGTAATATCGGTAAGACCGCCCATTTTATCCAGTGCATCATAGTTAGGAGTGCCCTTGCCAAACACCGGCCAGATAGAGATCATGGCATGGATATTTGCATCATGCAAAGCGTCAACCAGTTTTTGTGGGTGTGGATAGCGTTCCGGTTTCATTACATGTGAGCCAATTGGCAATGGGTCCCAGTAGTACCAGTCCTGCACAATTACGTCAACCGGGATGTGGTTATTGCGGTAATTGTCCTTTACAGTAAGGATTTCGTCCTCGCTCAGGTATCGGTCCTGCGATTGAAACAAGCCGTAAGCCCATTTACCAAACATCGGCGCTTTGCCGGTGGCGGTACGGTACAGATCGATGATGTGATCAAAACCCGGGCCGTAAAAGAAGAAATAATCAACCTGTTTACCGCTTTCGGATACATATTTGAATTTGGTATTATCAGCCTCGGCACCATAAAAATTACTGGCCGAGTAGTTATCCCACATCAAGCCATAGCCCTTTGTTGATAACAGCACCGGGATAGCGCCGGTAAGATACTTAATAGCCAGGTCCTGGTTGCGTCCCTTGTAATTGATTGACATAGAATCTAAAGGATGGCAGCCCAAACCAAACAAGGCCTCATCCTTTGGCGACGTAAACTGTGTAGTTACGTTATAAGTGCTGATCCCTGCGATGGTTGCCGGAATAATGGATTTATTGTCGCTGTCTTCGGCAATGATCACGTTACCTTTCAAATCGGTATAGGTGATGGCGTTGGTAGTCTTATTAATCTTTATTTTCAGCTTCGCAGTAGTAATAACCACCTCGGTTTTACCATCAGTAACCTGGTAGGCTGAATGCTGAAGCCATTTATTATTAACAACCAGCGAAGGCTTGGCCTCAAAAGCATCAAAGATGGTATATTTCACTTCGATGATATCATCTCTGCGGATAAGCACCTTCATCAAACCTTTGTCGAGCGTGAAAGTAACGCCATCAGCTGCTTTTTTGAAAGATTTAATAACTGCCATAGCCGGCACAGCTGACATGCCAGCCAAAAGGAAAACGAGCCACGCAATCGATTGCCTAACTTTTGCGCCTTTTTGAGATAATTGTTTAAACATCATGAGTATCACTGATTTGGTTTATATTGAGTGTGAGATTAACACCTAATTCGACAGCGTGAATATAGCGTACTTTTTTTAATTGGAGTAAATTTTTTTGATGTTGAATTATCAGTTGGCACTATAAACTCCAAATATTAAGTACATTTTACGATGACGTAATTTACCATGCGGTTTTACCAAAGTGGTAGCAATAAATTGTCAGCGCCCCCCTTTATAAAACAGCGTGTTCCACTAAAGGAGGCTTAATTTGTAAGTTATTGATTATTAATATACATTTACCCATCCCGGCTTTGAGGGTGTTTCAGTAAATTTATAATAAGCTGATTATCAAGCGCTATGATTTTCAGAATAGTGGAACAGTAGTTTATCCGTGACGTTGCCTTCGGCCGGGCTATGCGCTCATACGCCTGCAGACTTTAGGCGCTTTGGCCGGTACCGGCTACTAACGCGGTGTTCTGGGCAGTGGTAAATGGTGAATGATGAGTGGTTGGCACGGGGGGACTTACGAAAAGGCCGTTAACGCAAAAAGCCTTAGGGATTAGCTAAGGCTTTTGCAATGTTGCACCATTAAAGGTGATAAAGGTTGGCACCGACCTACTCTCCCACGTTTTACCGCAGTACCATCGGCTCTGGCGGGCTTGACTTCTCTGTTCGGAATGGGAAGAGGTAGACACCGCCGATATAGGCACCTGAATATTTTTAAGTTAGTGGTTGATTGGGTGAGTGGTGAGTGGTTCTTGTATGGTGTATAGCTTTTAAACTACTCACCTAATGAACCTAATCAACTATTCACCCCCATTAACATGACATATTATTGAAAGAAGTACTTGATTGAAGAGAAAACAACAGCTTTTGTTGTTTATCTGTTTGTTTTGTTTCAGATGAGTGATCGCTTTGGTTTTTTATTTGTGTAGTCTTGCAACCACTCTCCTAATCAACTTAATCAACCACTCACCTTAATCCGTCACGAAGAAAGCTTCGGGCAATTAGTATTACTCGGCTATGATGTCACCACCTTTATACCTGTAACCTATCAACGTAGTAGTCTCCTACGACCCTCAATGGAAGTCTCATCTTGTGGCTAGTTTCGCACTTAGATGCTTTCAGCGCTTATCTATTCCCAACGTAGCTACTCTGCAGTACACCTGGCGGCATAACAGATTCACCAGAGGTTAGTCCAACCCGGTCCTCTCGTACTAAGGTCAGCCCCACTCAAACTTCCTGCGCCCACAACAGATAGGGACCGAACTGTCTCGCGACGTTCTGAACCCAGCTCGCGTGCCACTTTAATGAGCGAACAGCTCAACCCTTGGGACCTTCTCCAGCCCCAGGATGTGACGAGCCGACATCGAGGTGCCAAACCTCCCCGTCGATATGAGCTCTTGGGGGAGATCAGCCTGTTATCCCCAGCGTACCTTTTATCCTTTGAGCGATGGCCCTTCCATGCAGAACCACCGGATCACTATATCCGTCTTTCGACCCAGCTCGACTTGTCTGTCTCACTGTCAAGCAAGCTTTTGCTATTGCACTCCGCGTACGGTTACCAAGCGTACTGAGCTTACCTTTGAAAGCCTCCGTTACCTTTTTGGAGGCGACCACCCCAGTCAAACTACCCGCCAAACAATGTTCTCCGCTTTGCAGAGTTAGACACCAAATACAGAAAGGGTGGTATTTCAACGTTGACTAAATGACTCCTGGCGAAGCCACATCACAGTCTCCCACCTATCCTACACATCCTGTATCCGATATCAATGTTAAGCTATAGTGAAGGTGCATGGGGTCTTTCCGTCCCGTTGCGGGTAACCGGCGTCTTCACCGATACCACAATTTCACCGAGCTCATGGCTGAGACAGCGCCCAGATCGTTACACCATTCGTGCAGGTCGGAACTTACCCGACAAGGAATTTCGCTACCTTAGGACCGTTATAGTTACGGCCGCCGTTTACTGGGGCTTCGATTCAATGCTTCGCCTTGCGACTAACATCCCCTCTTAACCTTCCAGCACCGGGCAGGTGTCAGGCCTTATACGTCATCTTGCGATTTTGCAAAGCCATGTGTTTTTGTTAAACAGTCGCCTGGGCCTTTTCACTGCGGCTGCCATTGCTGACAGCGCCCCTTCTCCCGAAGTTACAGGGCCATTTTGCCGAGTTCCTTAGCCATGATTCACTCGAGCACCTTAGGATTCTCTCCTCGACTACCTGTGTCGGTTTACGGTACGGGTTTTTATTACCTGAAGCTTAGCGGGTTTTCTTGGAAGTCTGATTACCTGAACTATCACATCCCCCGAAGGTTCTGTGTACTATCAGCTTTCAGCAAAACATGCGTACTTAACTACACGTCTTATACCTACAGCCTTTAACGAACTATTCCGTCAGTTCGCGTCAGTGTCACTACTCCGTCACCGCATCGCAGTAATAAAAAGTACTGGAATATTAACCAGTTGTCCATCGGCTACGCCTGTCGGCTTCACCTTAGGCCCCGACTAACCCTGATCCGATTAGCGTTGATCAGGAAACCTTAGTCTTTCGGTGGGCGGGTTTCTCTCCCGCCTTATCGTTACTTATGCCTACATTTGCTTTTCTATTCCCTCCACAGTCAGTTACCTTCCTGCTTCTCCGACAAATAGAATGCTCCCCTACCAGTGCATTTACATGCAATCCATAGCTTCGGTATACTGCTTGATGCCCGTTTATTATCCATGCCCGATCGCTCGACTAGTGAGCTGTTACGCACTCTTTAAATGAATGGCTGCTTCCAAGCCAACATCCTAGCTGTCTGTGCAATCGGACCTCGTTAGTTCAACTTAGCAATAATTTAGGGACCTTAGCTGATGGTCTGGGTTCTTTCCCTCTCGGCCATGGACCTTAGCACCCATAGCCTCACTCCAGCGTATATTATAAAGCATTCGGAGTTTATCTGGATTTGGTAGGATTTGACTCCCCCGCACCCAATTAGTAGCTCTACCTCTTTATAACTCAACCGCCAGGCTGTTCCTAAAAACATTTCGGGGAGTACGAGCTATTTCCCAGTTTGATTAGCCTTTCACCCCTACCCACAAGTCATCCGGAAACTTTTCAACGTTTATCGGTTCGGTCCTCCAGTACCTGTTACGGCACCTTCAACCTGCCCATGGGTAGATCACAAGGTTTCGCGTCTACCTCCCCTGACTATACGCCCTTTTCAGACTCGCTTTCGCTTCGGATCCGTGTCTTAAACACTTAACCTTGCCAGGGAAGAGTAACTCGTAGGCTCATTATGCAAAAGGCACGCCGTCACCCGTTGCCAGGCTCCGACCGCTTGTAAGTACACGGTTTCAGGTTCTATTTCACTCCCCTGTTCGGGGTTCTTTTCACCTTTCCCTCACGGTACTGGTTCACTATCGGTCTCTCAGGAGTATTTAGCCTTACCGGATGGTGCCGGCAAATTCCCACAAGGCGTCTCCGACCTCGCGGTACTCAGGATACCACTATCCTACTATTCATTACCCGTACGCAGCTCTCATGCTCTATGGCCGGGTTTCCCACCCCGTTCCGGTTCTGTTTAATATTCATGTTGTGGTCCTACAACCCCTGCTATGCCGTAACATAACAGGTTTGGGCTTCTTCCATTTCGCTCGCCACTACTCTGGAAATCACTATTGTTTTCTCTTCCTCTGCTTACTTAGATGTTTCAGTTCGGCAGGTTAGCGCATTTATGCAATTAGTCTTCAACTAATTAGGTTTCCCCATTCGGAAATCTGCGGATCAAGTCATATTTGCTGATCCCCGCAGCTTATCGCAGCTTATCACGTCCTTCTTCGCCTCTGAGAGCCAAGGCATCCCCCGTGTACCCTTTCTTACTTTCTT
It contains:
- a CDS encoding TerC family protein, which encodes MSFEMFSQAESWISLITLTLLEIVLGIDNVIFISILSDKLPANQQSRGRRIGLGMAMITRILLLLSISWVMTLTAPLFNLSSVLSITNPEWVEKLAISGRDLILIIGGLFLIYKSTAEIHHKIEGEEEDEGTIKKHSFWGTIIQIMLLDIVFSLDSVITAVGMASHVEIMILAVVIAVGIMMWASNGVASFVNKHPTVKMLALSFLLLIGVSLLAEAFEQHIPKGYIYFAMAFSVLVEMLNLKMKANKGKKVVSKE
- a CDS encoding TIM-barrel domain-containing protein — its product is MMFKQLSQKGAKVRQSIAWLVFLLAGMSAVPAMAVIKSFKKAADGVTFTLDKGLMKVLIRRDDIIEVKYTIFDAFEAKPSLVVNNKWLQHSAYQVTDGKTEVVITTAKLKIKINKTTNAITYTDLKGNVIIAEDSDNKSIIPATIAGISTYNVTTQFTSPKDEALFGLGCHPLDSMSINYKGRNQDLAIKYLTGAIPVLLSTKGYGLMWDNYSASNFYGAEADNTKFKYVSESGKQVDYFFFYGPGFDHIIDLYRTATGKAPMFGKWAYGLFQSQDRYLSEDEILTVKDNYRNNHIPVDVIVQDWYYWDPLPIGSHVMKPERYPHPQKLVDALHDANIHAMISIWPVFGKGTPNYDALDKMGGLTDITWDNVVTHTFDTYYDAHNPKARELYWDQARDSLIKRYGWDAWWIDQCEPDNGALLDARRQSNFAIGKGIDYFNTYSLQHTKGVYEGWRRDIPGKRAFFLVRQSFAGEQRNASTLWSSDIECTFHDFKDQVPQGINACTSGIPYWTSDIGGYHYHWKPADWSQPDKRELFTRWFQFGTFCPIFRIHGKGERAIFSKNWDENTRSILLNFDKLRYRLMPYIYSLAGRVTKDNYTIMRSLAFDYRGDSKVYGIPDQYMFGPAFMVNPVTEQLYTSSDADRKAKARQVYLPAASKWYNFWTGELLDGGQTISAAAPIEILPLYVKAGSIIPMGPDVEYATEKPNSNIELRIYPGADASFKFYEDENDNYNYEKGQSATFTLNWNDKTHKLSISDTKGHFPGQLKSRTFNVVLVKGAHGSDVALTAKADKVVKYSGKALAVAL